The following proteins come from a genomic window of Carassius gibelio isolate Cgi1373 ecotype wild population from Czech Republic chromosome B8, carGib1.2-hapl.c, whole genome shotgun sequence:
- the soat1 gene encoding LOW QUALITY PROTEIN: sterol O-acyltransferase 1 (The sequence of the model RefSeq protein was modified relative to this genomic sequence to represent the inferred CDS: inserted 1 base in 1 codon) translates to MDNFCCDLFEVSHIRTIYHMFIAVLILFIFSTFVVDFIDEGRLVLEFDLLVYAFGQFPLVVVTWMWMFLSTLVVLYVLLSVWASVYPSSNHRAXMDSTYVVLKNGLPPASCFILILEQVLGCLFYAYYIFVRLCIPQFRSISVQLFDLRAMVLCVFNSILPGVLVLFLAFFAFLHCWLNAFAEMLRFGDRMFYKDWWNSTSFANYYRTWNVVVHDWLYYYVYRDFLWMTQKRFRAAAMLVVFTVSAVVHEYVLDICFGFFYPVMFCLFMCVGMVFNFVLNDRRKGPIWNVIMWTALFLGQGVLICLYCQECPIQEPSFLDLLKPRSWTCAPQTNTAVDAH, encoded by the exons ATGGATAATTTTTGCTg TGATCTGTTTGAGGTGAGCCACATTCGCACCATCTATCACATGTTCATCGCCGTCCTCATCCTCTTCATCTTCAGCACGTTTGTCGTGGATTTCATCGATGAGGGCAG ATTGGTGCTGGAGTTTGATCTGTTGGTGTACGCCTTTGGCCAGTTCCCCCTAGTGGTTGTCACGTGGATGTGGATGTTCCTGTCCACTCTTGTGGTTCTGTATGTGTTGCTCAGTGTCTGGGCCAGTGTTTACCCCTCGTCAAACCATCGGG TTATGGACAGCACATATGTGGTGCTGAAGAATGGCCTTCCCCCTGCATCATGCTTCATACTTATTCTAGAACAG GTGCTCGGctgtttattttatgcatattacATATTTGTGCGGCTGTGTATCCCTCAGTTCCGCAGTATCAGTGTGCAGCTCTTTGACCTGAGGGCCATGGTGTTGTGTGTCTTCAACTCTATACTGCCAG GAGTGCTGGTGCTTTTCTTGGCATTTTTTGCCTTTCTGCATTGCTGGCTTAATGCATTTGCTGAAATGCTACGCTTTGGAGACAGAATGTTTTATAAG GACTGGTGGAACTCCACTTCATTTGCCAACTATTACCGCACATGGAATGTTGTAGTACATGACTGGCTTTATTACTATGTCTACAGGGACTTCCTGTGG ATGACACAGAAGCGATTCCGTGCAGCAGCCATGTTGGTTGTTTTTACTGTGTCTGCTGTGGTGCACGAGTACGTTCTGGACATCTGCTTTGGCTTTTTCTATCCCGTCATGTTCTGCCTCTTCATGTGCGTTGGAA TGGTGTTTAACTTCGTTCTTAACGACCGGAGAAAAGGGCCGATCTGGAACGTGATCATGTGGACTGCGCTGTTCTTGGGTCAGGGCGTTCTCATCTGTCTGTACTGTCAGGAGTGCCCTATTCAAGAG CCTTCTTTCCTAGACTTGTTGAAGCCTCGATCCTGGACGTGTGCTCCACAGACTAACACTGCTGTAGATGCTCACTAA